The following proteins are encoded in a genomic region of Gossypium hirsutum isolate 1008001.06 chromosome D05, Gossypium_hirsutum_v2.1, whole genome shotgun sequence:
- the LOC121217266 gene encoding uncharacterized protein, producing MDCSIFCRTKLCFNAFFFLFIISSFTCLHVVFGTASEFDYGVHCNSVVHESKPVDEEFNIMPFPGRQYGYFSGGDKVLNNPPSRSYYAPKSKTLLFETHHVFTTDADDVFMVEGNLIFQTSFYYERSISSGSSHFIIRSSDSSDRGTLDFDFRGFWSRTTGKLCMVGSSYAYSKEGKLLHLAAVLKINNLRKSSTIRTLVTGTLDSLNSIGDPNHFEQISLLMFPQLNYAYTMVSKQFSEGCPRGTDVQPMSSLRLSQTRTICDMLGGSNAFELEYTGSCNSSKSCNPFGDGIGYLPSVISLSMIQCSNDRQSLRFLIEFRNDSYQGYYSSPNLNTSLIGEGSWDAKSNRLCIIACRIYDASSSLEKSHVGDCTTRLSLRFPAILSIRNPSTIVGEIWSEKPRNEGGFFDRVEFRNTGRYGGGIQLQGLKYVYTEMDEVKKSCPKKNSRTNSSMEHYPDGYSGDMSFSMSIINGSKGSIGWGSSDILAVDDQQYQRFPSLLPSSSSKPKSSGVESDSSSGLLNVSYKISIPPLSLELDGGLKPVNQSSYEYLQTKIQISAEGVYDTTTGSLCMVGCRRSRLDGKSFSSHSIDCDILVQVNFLPLNSRKINNIKGSIESTRENTDSLYFKPLQILGTTNSRSWGAESIWRMDFEMIVSVVSNTLAIIFVAFQIFHVRKHRGIGPMVSLLMLVILALGHFIPLVLNLEATFIQDSERSILIRGGTWLEMNEVIIRVVTMVAFLLQVRLLMLSWTARCSTEKKKTLWIAEKRGLYVCVPVYVIGAIIAFSVKSRQNVHRTVRATHSWYYIDEIILGNSRAYAGLILDAFLFPQIIFNMFHNSRELALSRLFYIGITLVRLVPHGYDLYRANSYVDIDDTYIYADHGADYYSTAWDFIIIVLGIFFAVIIHYQQRLGGRYFLSKRFLESVIDEEPPVDSEEQLPLKYST from the coding sequence ATGGACTGTTCCATATTCTGTAGGACGAAACTTTGTTTTAATGctttcttcttcttgtttatCATCTCCTCTTTCACATGTCTTCATGTAGTCTTCGGCACAGCAAGTGAATTTGATTATGGCGTTCACTGTAACTCAGTTGTTCATGAATCCAAACCAGTTGATGAGGAGTTCAATATCATGCCTTTCCCTGGACGTCAATATGGTTACTTCAGTGGTGGTGATAAAGTCCTAAACAATCCTCCTTCACGTTCCTACTATGCACCCAAATCGAAAACTCTCCTTTTCGAGACTCACCACGTATTTACAACCGATGCTGATGATGTCTTTATGGTGGAAGGAAACCTGATTTTTCAAACCTCGTTTTACTATGAACGGAGTATCTCCTCTGGAAGCTCACACTTTATTATAAGGTCAAGCGATTCAAGCGACCGTGGGACACTGGACTTCGATTTTCGAGGCTTCTGGTCTCGAACAACCGGGAAGCTTTGCATGGTGGGATCGAGTTATGCTTACTCCAAAGAAGGTAAACTGCTTCATCTTGCTGCTGTTCTTAAGATTAATAATCTTAGGAAGTCAAGTACTATCAGAACTTTAGTGACTGGTACCCTGGATAGCTTGAATTCAATTGGTGATCCAAATCACTTTGAGCAAATTTCACTGCTGATGTTTCCCCAACTAAATTACGCTTACACCATGGTTTCAAAACAATTTAGTGAAGGGTGTCCTCGGGGAACCGATGTCCAACCGATGTCGTCCCTCCGCTTATCGCAAACTCGAACTATTTGTGATATGTTAGGTGGAAGCAATGCTTTCGAATTGGAGTATACTGGCAGTTGTAATTCTTCAAAGAGTTGCAATCCATTTGGTGATGGTATTGGATATTTACCTTCAGTAATATCGTTGAGTATGATTCAGTGCTCAAACGATAGGCAAAGCTTGAGGTTTCTGATAGAATTCCGGAACGACAGCTATCAGGGATACTATAGCTCTCCCAATCTCAACACTTCATTAATTGGAGAAGGATCTTGGGATGCAAAGAGTAATCGGCTTTGTATCATTGCTTGCCGAATCTATGATGCATCGAGCTCCTTGGAGAAGTCTCATGTCGGAGACTGCACGACACGGTTGAGCTTAAGATTCCCTGCAATCTTGTCTATCAGAAACCCAAGCACCATTGTAGGAGAAATTTGGAGTGAGAAGCCTAGGAATGAAGGTGGTTTCTTTGACAGGGTCGAGTTCCGAAATACTGGACGTTATGGAGGAGGAATTCAACTTCAAGGTTTGAAGTATGTGTACACGGAAATGGACGAAGTGAAGAAATCATGTCCAAAGAAGAATTCTAGGACTAATAGCAGTATGGAACACTATCCAGATGGCTATTCTGGAGACATGAGTTTTAGTATGTCCATCATCAACGGTTCCAAAGGAAGCATCGGATGGGGTTCTTCGGATATTCTTGCGGTAGATGATCAGCAGTATCAGAGATTTCCATCTCTATTACCATCCTCAAGCTCAAAGCCTAAAAGTTCTGGCGTTGAATCCGATTCCAGCAGTGGCTTGCTTAATGTCAGCTATAAAATTAGCATCCCGCCACTTAGTTTGGAATTGGATGGTGGCCTCAAACCGGTTAACCAATCTTCATATGAATATCtgcaaaccaaaatccaaatttCTGCTGAAGGGGTTTATGATACAACAACAGGTAGCCTATGCATGGTTGGCTGCAGGCGTTCAAGGTTAGACGGCaaatcattttcaagccattcGATAGATTGCGATATCCTTGTGCAAGTCAACTTTCTTCCATTGAACTCGCGCAAGATAAATAACATCAAGGGAAGCATCGAGAGCACGCGTGAAAATACCGATAGTCTGTACTTCAAGCCTCTGCAGATTTTGGGAACAACTAATTCTCGCAGTTGGGGAGCGGAATCGATTTGGAGAATGGATTTCGAGATGATCGTGTCGGTCGTATCCAACACTCTTGCAATTATCTTTGTTGCATTTCAAATCTTTCATGTGAGGAAGCACCGTGGCATTGGTCCTATGGTTTCACTTCTCATGCTTGTTATTCTAGCCCTGGGACACTTCATCCCTTTGGTTCTAAACCTCGAAGCAACGTTCATTCAGGATAGCGAGAGATCGATCTTGATTAGAGGTGGAACGTGGCTCGAAATGAACGAGGTGATCATTAGAGTCGTCACAATGGTGGCTTTTCTGCTGCAAGTCCGTCTTCTGATGCTCTCATGGACTGCTAGATGCTCCACTGAAAAGAAAAAGACCTTGTGGATTGCAGAGAAAAGGGGGCTGTATGTGTGTGTTCCAGTGTACGTAATCGGAGCTATTATCGCCTTTTCGGTTAAGTCAAGGCAGAATGTACACAGAACAGTAAGGGCAACGCATTCTTGGTACTACATAGATGAAATCATTTTGGGGAATTCAAGAGCTTATGCTGGTTTGATACTGGATGCCTTTCTTTTCCCTCAAATCATCTTCAACATGTTCCACAACTCGAGAGAACTGGCTCTTTCTCGACTCTTTTACATCGGAATCACCCTTGTTCGCCTCGTACCCCATGGATATGATCTGTACAGGGCAAACAGCTATGTTGATATAGATGACACATACATTTATGCAGATCATGGTGCAGATTACTACTCAACTGCTTGGGACTTCATTATTATTGTGTTGGGTATATTCTTTGCTGTGATCATACACTACCAACAGCGCCTCGGCGGTCGATATTTCCTTTCGAAGAGATTCCTAGAATCTGTGATAGATGAGGAACCTCCAGTGGATTCAGAAGAACAATTGCCATTGAAATATAGCACCTAG
- the LOC121217267 gene encoding uncharacterized protein, with translation MDFFGTASEFDYGVHCNSVVHESKPVDEEFNIMPFPGRQYGYFSGGNLIFQTSFYYERSISSGSSHFIIRSSDSSDRGTLDFDFRGFWSRTTGKLCMVGSSYAYSKEGKLLHLAAVLKINNLRKSSTIRTLVTGTLDSLNSIGDPNHFEQISLLMFPQLNYAYTMVSKQFSEGCPRGTDVQPMSSLRLSQTRTICDMLGGSNAFELEYTGSCNSSKSCNPFGDGIGYLPSAKLEVSDRIRNDSYQGYYSSPNLNTSLIGEGSWDAKSNRLCIIACRIYDASSSLEKSHVGDCTTRLSLRFPAILSIRNPSTIVGEIWSEKPRNEGGFFDRVEFRNTGRYGGGIQLQGLKYVYTEMDEVKKSCPKKNSRTNSSMEHYPDGYSGDMSFSMSIINGSKGSIGWGSSDILAVDDQQYQRFPSLLPSSSSKPKSSGVESDSSSGLLNVSYKISIPPLSLELDGASNRRSRLDGKSFSSHSIDCDILVQVNFLPLNSRKINNIKGSIESTRENTDSLYFKPLQILGTTNSRSWGAESIWRMDFEMIVSVVSNTLAIIFVAFQIFHVRKHRGIGPMVSLLMLVILALGHFIPLVLNLEATFIQDSERSILIRGGTWLEMNEVIIRVVTMVAFLLQVRLLMLSWTARCSTEKKKTLWIAEKGGYEIILGNSRAYAGLILDAFLFPQIIFNMFHNSRELALSRLFYIGITLVRLVPHGYDLYRANSYVDIDDTYIYADHGADYYSTAWDFIIIVLGIFFAVIIHYQQRLGGRYFLSKRFLESVIDEEPPVDSEEQLPLKYST, from the exons ATGGACT TCTTCGGCACAGCAAGTGAATTTGATTATGGCGTTCACTGTAACTCAGTTGTTCATGAATCCAAACCAGTTGATGAGGAGTTCAATATCATGCCTTTCCCTGGACGTCAATATGGTTACTTCAGTGGTG GAAACCTGATTTTTCAAACCTCGTTTTACTATGAACGGAGTATCTCCTCTGGAAGCTCACACTTTATTATAAGGTCAAGCGATTCAAGCGACCGTGGGACACTGGACTTCGATTTTCGAGGCTTCTGGTCTCGAACAACCGGGAAGCTTTGCATGGTGGGATCGAGTTATGCTTACTCCAAAGAAGGTAAACTGCTTCATCTTGCTGCTGTTCTTAAGATTAATAATCTTAGGAAGTCAAGTACTATCAGAACTTTAGTGACTGGTACCCTGGATAGCTTGAATTCAATTGGTGATCCAAATCACTTTGAGCAAATTTCACTGCTGATGTTTCCCCAACTAAATTACGCTTACACCATGGTTTCAAAACAATTTAGTGAAGGGTGTCCTCGGGGAACCGATGTCCAACCGATGTCGTCCCTCCGCTTATCGCAAACTCGAACTATTTGTGATATGTTAGGTGGAAGCAATGCTTTCGAATTGGAGTATACTGGCAGTTGTAATTCTTCAAAGAGTTGCAATCCATTTGGTGATGGTATTGGATATTTACCTTCA GCAAAGCTTGAGGTTTCTGATAGAATCCGGAACGACAGCTATCAGGGATACTATAGCTCTCCCAATCTCAACACTTCATTAATTGGAGAAGGATCTTGGGATGCAAAGAGTAATCGGCTTTGTATCATTGCTTGCCGAATCTATGATGCATCGAGCTCCTTGGAGAAGTCTCATGTCGGAGACTGCACGACACGGTTGAGCTTAAGATTCCCTGCAATCTTGTCTATCAGAAACCCAAGCACCATTGTAGGAGAAATTTGGAGTGAGAAGCCTAGGAATGAAGGTGGTTTCTTTGACAGGGTCGAGTTCCGAAATACTGGACGTTATGGAGGAGGAATTCAACTTCAAGGTTTGAAGTATGTGTACACGGAAATGGACGAAGTGAAGAAATCATGTCCAAAGAAGAATTCTAGGACTAATAGCAGTATGGAACACTATCCAGATGGCTATTCTGGAGACATGAGTTTTAGTATGTCCATCATCAACGGTTCCAAAGGAAGCATCGGATGGGGTTCTTCGGATATTCTTGCGGTAGATGATCAGCAGTATCAGAGATTTCCATCTCTATTACCATCCTCAAGCTCAAAGCCTAAAAGTTCTGGCGTTGAATCCGATTCCAGCAGTGGCTTGCTTAATGTCAGCTATAAAATTAGCATCCCGCCACTTAGTTTGGAATTGGATGGTGCCTCAAACCG GCGTTCAAGGTTAGACGGCaaatcattttcaagccattcGATAGATTGCGATATCCTTGTGCAAGTCAACTTTCTTCCATTGAACTCGCGCAAGATAAATAACATCAAGGGAAGCATCGAGAGCACGCGTGAAAATACCGATAGTCTGTACTTCAAGCCTCTGCAGATTTTGGGAACAACTAATTCTCGCAGTTGGGGAGCGGAATCGATTTGGAGAATGGATTTCGAGATGATCGTGTCGGTCGTATCCAACACTCTTGCAATTATCTTTGTTGCATTTCAAATCTTTCATGTGAGGAAGCACCGTGGCATTGGTCCTATGGTTTCACTTCTCATGCTTGTTATTCTAGCCCTGGGACACTTCATCCCTTTGGTTCTAAACCTCGAAGCAACGTTCATTCAGGATAGCGAGAGATCGATCTTGATTAGAGGTGGAACGTGGCTCGAAATGAACGAGGTGATCATTAGAGTCGTCACAATGGTGGCTTTTCTGCTGCAAGTCCGTCTTCTGATGCTCTCATGGACTGCTAGATGCTCCACTGAAAAGAAAAAGACCTTGTGGATTGCAGAGAAAGGGGGCT ATGAAATCATTTTGGGGAATTCAAGAGCTTATGCTGGTTTGATACTGGATGCCTTTCTTTTCCCTCAAATCATCTTCAACATGTTCCACAACTCGAGAGAACTGGCTCTTTCTCGACTCTTTTACATCGGAATCACCCTTGTTCGCCTCGTACCCCATGGATATGATCTGTACAGGGCAAACAGCTATGTTGATATAGATGACACATACATTTATGCAGATCATGGTGCAGATTACTACTCAACTGCTTGGGACTTCATTATTATTGTGTTGGGTATATTCTTTGCTGTGATCATACACTACCAACAGCGCCTCGGCGGTCGATATTTCCTTTCGAAGAGATTCCTAGAATCTGTGATAGATGAGGAACCTCCAGTGGATTCAGAAGAACAATTGCCATTGAAATATAGCACCTAG
- the LOC121217265 gene encoding uncharacterized protein, with translation MDCSIFCRTKLCFINAFFFLFIISSFTCPHVVFGTASEFDYGVHCNSVVHESKPVDEEFNIMPFPGRQNGYFSGGDKVLNNPPSRSYSPPESKTFLFETHHVYTTDADDVFMVEGNLIFQTSFYYEQSISYGSSYVIRSSDSSDRGTLDFDFQGFWSRTTGKLCMVGSSYAYSKEGKLLHLAAVLEINNLQSSSNIRTLVTGTMDSLSSANDPNHFEQISLLMFPQVNYAYTMISNQFSEGCPRGTDVQPMLSLRLSRTRTICDMLGGSNAFELEYSGSCNFSKSCNPFGDGIRYFPSVVSLRMIQCSNDGLSLRLLIEFRNDSYQGYYSSPNLNTSLIGEGSWDAKSNRLCIIACRIYDASSSLEKSHVGDCTTRLSLRFPAILSIRNTSTIVGEIWSVKLRNEGGFFDRIEFRNTAPYGGIQLQGLKYVYTEMDEVKKSCPKKNSRTKSSREHYPDGYSGDMSFSMSIINGSKGSIGWGSSNILAVDDQQYQRFPSLLPSSSSKPKIPGVESDSSSGLLNVSYKMSIMLRSSELDGGLNPVNESSNEYLKTEIQISAEGVYDTATGSLCMVGCRHLRSGDKTFSSHSMDCEILVKINFPPLNSDRRSKIRGSIESTREEIDPLSFKPLQFSGRAYYRSWVTESIWRMDFEMIVSVISNTLTIIFVAFQIFHVRKHRGIGPMVSLLMLVILALGHFIPLVLNLEAMFIQNSERSVLIRGGTWLEMNEVIVRVVTMVAFLLQVRLLMLSWTARCSTEKKKTLWIAEKRGLYVCVPVYGIGAIIAFSVKSRQNVHRTVRARHSWYYIDEIILGNSRAYAGLILDAFLFPQIIFNVFHNSRELALSRLFYIGITLVRLVPHGYDLYRANNYVDIDDTYIYADHGADYYSTAWDFIIIVLGIFFAVIIHYQQRLGGRYFLSKRFLESGTDKEPPVDSEEQLPLKYST, from the coding sequence ATGGACTGTTCCATATTCTGTAGGACGAAACTTTGTTTTATTAATGctttcttcttcttgtttatCATCTCCTCTTTCACATGTCCTCATGTAGTCTTCGGCACAGCAAGTGAATTTGATTATGGTGTTCACTGTAACTCAGTTGTTCATGAATCCAAACCAGTTGATGAGGAGTTCAATATCATGCCTTTCCCTGGACGTCAAAATGGTTACTTCAGTGGTGGTGATAAAGTCCTAAACAATCCTCCTTCACGTTCCTACTCTCCACCGGAATCGAAAACTTTCCTTTTCGAGACTCACCACGTATATACAACCGATGCCGATGATGTCTTTATGGTGGAAGGAAACCTGATTTTTCAAACCTCGTTTTACTATGAACAAAGTATCTCCTATGGAAGCTCATACGTTATAAGGTCAAGCGACTCAAGCGACCGTGGGACACTGGACTTCGATTTTCAAGGCTTCTGGTCTCGAACAACCGGGAAGCTTTGCATGGTGGGATCGAGTTATGCTTACTCGAAAGAAGGTAAACTGCTTCATCTTGCTGCTGTTCTTGAGATTAATAATCTTCAGAGTTCAAGTAATATTAGGACTTTAGTCACTGGTACCATGGATAGCTTGAGTTCTGCTAATGATCCAAATCACTTTGAGCAAATATCACTGCTGATGTTTCCTCAAGTAAATTACGCTTACACCATGATTTCAAATCAGTTCAGTGAAGGGTGTCCTCGGGGAACCGATGTCCAACCGATGTTGTCCCTCCGCTTATCGCGCACTCGAACTATTTGTGATATGTTAGGTGGAAGCAATGCTTTCGAATTGGAGTATTCTGGCAGTTGTAATTTTTCAAAGAGTTGCAATCCATTTGGTGATGGTATTAGATATTTCCCTTCAGTAGTATCATTGCGTATGATTCAGTGCTCAAACGATGGGCTAAGCTTGAGGCTTCTGATAGAATTTCGGAACGATAGCTATCAGGGATACTATAGCTCTCCCAATCTCAACACTTCATTAATTGGAGAAGGATCTTGGGATGCAAAGAGTAATCGGCTTTGTATCATAGCTTGCCGAATCTATGATGCATCGAGCTCCTTGGAGAAGTCTCATGTCGGAGACTGCACGACACGGTTGAGCTTAAGATTCCCTGCAATCTTGTCTATCAGAAACACAAGCACCATCGTAGGAGAAATTTGGAGTGTGAAGCTTAGGAATGAAGGTGGTTTCTTTGATAGGATCGAGTTCCGAAATACTGCACCTTATGGAGGAATTCAACTTCAAGGTTTGAAGTATGTGTACACGGAAATGGACGAAGTGAAGAAATCATGTCCAAAGAAGAATTCTAGGACTAAAAGCAGTAGGGAACACTATCCAGATGGCTATTCTGGAGACATGAGTTTTAGTATGTCGATCATCAACGGTTCCAAAGGAAGCATCGGATGGGGTTCTTCGAATATTCTTGCGGTAGATGATCAGCAGTATCAGAGATTTCCATCTCTATTACCATCCTCCAGCTCAAAGCCTAAAATTCCTGGTGTTGAATCCGATTCCAGCAGTGGCTTGCTTAATGTCAGCTATAAAATGAGTATCATGCTGCGTAGTTCGGAATTGGATGGTGGCCTTAATCCGGTTAACGAATCTTCAAATGAATATTTGAAAACCGAAATCCAAATTTCTGCTGAAGGGGTTTATGATACAGCAACAGGTAGCCTATGCATGGTTGGCTGCAGACATTTAAGGTCAGGTGACAAAACATTTTCAAGCCATTCGATGGATTGCGAGATCCTGGTGAAAATCAATTTTCCTCCATTGAACTCGGACAGGAGAAGTAAGATCAGAGGAAGCATCGAAAGCACACGTGAAGAAATCGATCCTCTGTCCTTCAAGCCCCTGCAGTTTTCGGGAAGAGCTTATTATCGCAGTTGGGTTACGGAATCAATTTGGAGAATGGATTTCGAGATGATCGTGTCGGTCATATCCAACACTCTTACAATTATCTTTGTTGCATTTCAAATCTTTCATGTGAGGAAGCACCGTGGCATTGGTCCTATGGTTTCACTTCTCATGCTAGTTATTCTAGCCCTGGGACACTTCATCCCTTTGGTTCTAAACCTCGAAGCAATGTTCATTCAAAATAGCGAGAGATCGGTCTTGATTAGAGGTGGAACGTGGCTCGAAATGAACGAGGTGATCGTTAGAGTCGTCACAATGGTGGCTTTTCTGCTGCAAGTCCGTCTTCTGATGCTCTCGTGGACTGCTAGATGCTCCACTGAAAAGAAAAAGACCTTGTGGATTGCAGAGAAAAGGGGGCTGTATGTGTGTGTTCCGGTGTACGGAATCGGAGCTATTATTGCCTTTTCGGTTAAGTCAAGGCAGAATGTACACCGAACAGTAAGGGCCAGGCATTCTTGGTACTACATAGATGAAATCATTTTGGGGAATTCAAGAGCTTATGCTGGTTTGATACTGGATGCCTTTCTTTTCCCTCAAATTATCTTCAACGTGTTCCACAACTCGAGAGAACTGGCTCTTTCTCGACTCTTTTACATCGGAATCACCCTTGTTCGCCTCGTACCCCATGGATATGATCTGTACAGGGCAAACAACTATGTTGATATAGATGACACATACATTTACGCAGATCATGGTGCAGATTACTACTCAACTGCTTGGGACTTCATTATTATTGTGTTGGGTATATTCTTTGCTGTGATCATACACTACCAACAGCGCCTCGGCGGTCGATATTTCCTTTCGAAGAGATTCCTAGAATCTGGGACAGATAAGGAACCTCCAGTGGATTCAGAAGAACAATTGCCATTGAAATATAGCACCTAG